The following coding sequences are from one Camarhynchus parvulus chromosome 1, STF_HiC, whole genome shotgun sequence window:
- the CHORDC1 gene encoding cysteine and histidine-rich domain-containing protein 1 produces MSLLCYNRGCGQRFDPENNTEGSCTYHPGVPVFHDALKGWSCCKRRTTDFSDFLSIVGCTKGFHNSEKPPEPVKPEVKTTSERKELAELKPRFQEHIIQAPKPLETIKRPSPDEPMTNLQLKVSASLKQALDKLKLSSENEGRKEEDSDEIKIGTACKNAGCSKTYEGPHSTEEVCIYHSGVPIFHEGMKYWSCCKRKTSDFNTFLAQEGCTRGAHVWTKKDAGTKVVPCRHDWHQTGGEVTVSVYAKNSVPDLSYVEANSTMVNIHIVFEGEKEFHRSVKLWGVIDVKRSYVNMTATKIELTMRKAEPLLWASLELPVSNTQPKQESSDQ; encoded by the exons ATGTCGCTGCTCTGCTACAACCGGGGCTGCGGGCAGCGCTTCGACCCCGAGAACAACACGGAGG GTTCATGCACATACCATCCAGGTGTGCCAGTTTTTCATGATGCTCTCAAA GGTTGGTCATGTTGTAAGAGGAGAACAACAGACTTTTCTGACTTCTTAAGCATTGTG GGCTGTACAAAGGGTTTCCATAACAGCGAGAAACCTCCTGAGCCTGTTAAACCAGAAGTCAAAACTACCTCTGAGCGAAAGGAGCTAGCTGAACTGAAACCCAGATTTCAAGAACACATAATTCAGGCACCAAAACCATTGGAAACAATTAAGAGACCAAG CCCAGATGAGCCAATGACAAATTTGCAGCTGAAAGTGTCAGCTTCCTTGAAACAAGCTCTCGATAAACTGAAACTGTCATCAGAAAACGAAGGGAGAAAAG AGGAAGATAGTGATGAAATCAAGATTGGGACAGCATGTAAAAATGCAGGCTGTTCAAAA ACATACGAAGGACcgcacagcacagaggaagtATGTATATACCATTCTGGTGTACCTATTTTCCATGAAGG GATGAAGTATTGGAGCTgttgtaaaagaaaaacttctgaCTTCAATACATTTTTAGCTCAAGAGGGCTGCACAAGAGGAGCACACGTATGGACTAAAAAGGATGCA GGTACTAAAGTAGTTCCATGCAGGCATGATTGGCACCAGACTGGAGGAGAAGTGACTGTTTCTGTATATGCTAAAAACTCTGTCCCTGATCTGAGCTATGTAGAAGCTAATAGCACAATG gTAAATATCCATATTGTatttgaaggagaaaaggagttTCATCGTAGTGTGAAGTTATGGGGA GTGATCGATGTAAAGAGGAGTTACGTGAACATGACTGCTACAAAGATTGAGCTCACTATGAGAAAAGCAGAACCCCTGCTATGGGCAAGTCTGGAGTTACCAGTCTCCAACACACAACCAAAACAGGAGAGTTCGGATCAATAA